The Malus sylvestris chromosome 12, drMalSylv7.2, whole genome shotgun sequence genome contains a region encoding:
- the LOC126593031 gene encoding probable leucine-rich repeat receptor-like protein kinase At5g63930 isoform X3, giving the protein MVMVNMSYGFLITIVVLVAALLVFESDGLNDEGQYLLKFKSGLVDRFDHLGSWNSNDFTPCGWRGVNCSSGYNPLVLSLDLSSMNLSGYLSPSIGGLVHLNYLNLSFNELTWSIPEDIGNCSSLEVLNLNDNNFIGQIPKPIATLSSLRVLNLCNNRLSGPIHEEIGNLSSLSQLIAYSNNLSGILPRSLGNLKRLRTFRAGENLISGSLPTEIGECESLEVLGLAENQLSEEMPKELGMLENLGALFLWRNQLSGVIPKELGNCTNLEILALYENKLVGEIPRELGNIAYLEKLYLYRNMLNGTVPREIGNLSLVKQIDLSENLLSGEIPVELSKIAALQLLYLFKNQFTGVIPDEFTSLTNLTKLDLSINFLTGSIPIGIQYLTELIMLQLFHNLLSGVIPQGLGVYSALWVVDLSENFLTGGVPHHLCRNSNMILLNLGSNRLTGNIPNGITSCKSLVQLRLVGNNLTGTFPSEMCKLVNLSTMELDQNKFRGAIPPEIGNCRTLQRLHLSGNYFTSELPREIGSLPQLVTFNVSSNSLSGRIPPEIFNCKTLQRLDLSNNNFSDALPSEIGTLSQLELLKLSENNLSGNIPVALGNLVRLTELQMGGNSFSGGIPAELGSLSSLQIALNLSFNNLSGQIPPQLGNLILLEFLLLNNNNLTGLCGGPLGDCATSPYSLSFPPDMAKKRPHLGEIIAIIAAAIGGVSLILIAILVYVMRRPTSVVSSLQEKSFSLPVLDI; this is encoded by the exons ATGGTTATGGTGAACATGTCATATGGTTTCTTGATTACTATAGTTGTCCTTGTTGCTGCCCTTTTGGTTTTCGAATCCGATGGGCTTAACGATGAGGGCCAATATCTTCTAAAATTCAAGAGCGGATTAGTTGATAGGTTTGATCATCTTGGTAGTTGGAATTCCAATGATTTCACACCTTGTGGATGGAGAGGAGTGAATTGCAGCAGTGGATACAATCCGCTTGTGCTGTCTCTTGACTTGAGCTCAATGAATCTTTCGGGTTATTTGTCTCCGAGCATTGGCGGATTGGTTCACCTGAACTATCTTAATCTTTCTTTCAATGAACTGACTTGGAGTATACCTGAAGACATCGGAAATTGTTCGAGTTTGGAGGTTCTAAATTTGAATGACAATAACTTTATAGGTCAAATTCCTAAACCAATAGCTACGCTTTCAAGTTTACGAGTACTGAATCTCTGCAACAACAGATTATCAGGGCCTATCCATGAAGAAATTGGAAATCTTTCATCCCTGTCCCAGTTGATTGCCTACTCTAACAATCTTAGCGGAATTTTGCCGCGCTCTCTTGGAAATCTCAAAAGATTGAGGACTTTCCGGGCAGGGGAGAACTTAATATCCGGAAGCTTGCCTACAGAGATAGGTGAATGTGAGAGCTTGGAGGTTCTTGGTCTAGCGGAAAATCAGTTAAGTGAAGAAATGCCTAAGGAGCTCGGAATGCTTGAGAATTTGGGAGCTTTGTTTCTTTGGCGTAACCAGCTTTCCGGGGTTATTCCAAAGGAGCTTGGCAACTGTACAAATTTGGAAATTCTTGCCCTGTATGAGAACAAGCTTGTGGGAGAGATTCCAAGGGAGCTCGGAAACATCGCTTATCTGGAGAAGTTGTATCTTTACAGAAATATGTTGAATGGGACAGTTCCAAGAGAGATTGGCAATCTTTCTCTAGTAAAACAGATTGATCTTTCGGAGAACTTGTTATCAGGAGAGATACCGGTTGAGCTCAGTAAGATAGCGGCATTGCAATTGCTTTATCTTTTCAAGAACCAATTCACAGGTGTTATTCCAGATGAGTTCACAAGCCTTACAAACCTGACTAAGCTCGACCTCTCTATCAATTTTCTCACCGGTTCAATTCCTATCGGAATCCAGTACTTGACTGAACTGATCATGCTGCAATTGTTCCACAATTTGCTGAGTGGTGTAATCCCTCAAGGCCTTGGAGTGTATAGCGCGCTTTGGGTGGTTGACTTATCCGAAAACTTCCTAACAGGGGGAGTTCCTCATCATCTCTGCAGAAATTCTAACATGATTTTGTTAAATTTGGGGTCTAACAGGCTCACTGGGAATATaccaaatggcatcacaagcTGCAAGTCATTAGTGCAGCTTCGTCTAGTTGGAAACAACCTCACGGGTACTTTTCCATCTGAAATGTGCAAACTGGTTAACCTTTCTACAATGGAGTTGGATCAGAACAAGTTCAGGGGAGCCATTCCTCCAGAAATTGGCAactgtagaactttgcaaaggcTTCACCTTTCGGGCAACTACTTCACATCGGAGCTGCCTAGAGAGATTGGTAGCCTCCCACAGTTGGTGACCTTTAATGTCTCATCCAATTCTCTTTCTGGAAGGATACCGCCTGAAATTTTCAATTGTAAAACACTTCAACGGCTTGATCTTAGCAATAACAACTTTTCAGATGCATTGCCAAGTGAGATAGGAACACTTTCTCAGTTGGAGCTTCTCAAGCTTTCTGAAAACAATCTTTCCGGAAACATACCGGTTGCGCTGGGAAACCTTGTACGTTTGACTGAGCTACAAATGGGTGGCAACTCATTCTCTGGCGGCATCCCAGCGGAGTTGGGTTCCCTTTCGAGCCTGCAGATTGCATTAAATCTCAGTTTTAACAACCTTTCCGGGCAGATACCTCCTCAGCTTGGAAATCTTATCTTACTGGAATTCCTGCTACTCAATAACAACAATTTGACAG GACTCTGCGGTGGGCCTCTTGGTGATTGCGCAACATCACCATATTCACTCTCTTTTCCTCCGGATATGGCGAAGAAACGCCCCCACTTGGGTGAAATCATCGCTATCATCGCAGCAGCTATTGGTGGTGTTTCTCTCATTTTGATTGCAATCCTTGTATATGTCATGAGACGTCCCACGAGCGTAGTTTCTTCATTGCAGGAAAAATCATTCTCTTTGCCGGTTTTGGACATCTAA
- the LOC126593031 gene encoding probable leucine-rich repeat receptor-like protein kinase At5g63930 isoform X5, with protein sequence MVMVNMSYGFLITIVVLVAALLVFESDGLNDEGQYLLKFKSGLVDRFDHLGSWNSNDFTPCGWRGVNCSSGYNPLVLSLDLSSMNLSGYLSPSIGGLVHLNYLNLSFNELTWSIPEDIGNCSSLEVLNLNDNNFIGQIPKPIATLSSLRVLNLCNNRLSGPIHEEIGNLSSLSQLIAYSNNLSGILPRSLGNLKRLRTFRAGENLISGSLPTEIGECESLEVLGLAENQLSEEMPKELGMLENLGALFLWRNQLSGVIPKELGNCTNLEILALYENKLVGEIPRELGNIAYLEKLYLYRNMLNGTVPREIGNLSLVKQIDLSENLLSGEIPVELSKIAALQLLYLFKNQFTGVIPDEFTSLTNLTKLDLSINFLTGSIPIGIQYLTELIMLQLFHNLLSGVIPQGLGVYSALWVVDLSENFLTGGVPHHLCRNSNMILLNLGSNRLTGNIPNGITSCKSLVQLRLVGNNLTGTFPSEMCKLVNLSTMELDQNKFRGAIPPEIGNCRTLQRLHLSGNYFTSELPREIGSLPQLVTFNVSSNSLSGRIPPEIFNCKTLQRLDLSNNNFSDALPSEIGTLSQLELLKLSENNLSGNIPVALGNLVRLTELQMGGNSFSGGIPAELGSLSSLQIALNLSFNNLSGQIPPQLGNLILLEFLLLNNNNLTALLGIKDSAVGLLVIAQHHHIHSLFLRIWRRNAPTWVKSSLSSQQLLVVFLSF encoded by the exons ATGGTTATGGTGAACATGTCATATGGTTTCTTGATTACTATAGTTGTCCTTGTTGCTGCCCTTTTGGTTTTCGAATCCGATGGGCTTAACGATGAGGGCCAATATCTTCTAAAATTCAAGAGCGGATTAGTTGATAGGTTTGATCATCTTGGTAGTTGGAATTCCAATGATTTCACACCTTGTGGATGGAGAGGAGTGAATTGCAGCAGTGGATACAATCCGCTTGTGCTGTCTCTTGACTTGAGCTCAATGAATCTTTCGGGTTATTTGTCTCCGAGCATTGGCGGATTGGTTCACCTGAACTATCTTAATCTTTCTTTCAATGAACTGACTTGGAGTATACCTGAAGACATCGGAAATTGTTCGAGTTTGGAGGTTCTAAATTTGAATGACAATAACTTTATAGGTCAAATTCCTAAACCAATAGCTACGCTTTCAAGTTTACGAGTACTGAATCTCTGCAACAACAGATTATCAGGGCCTATCCATGAAGAAATTGGAAATCTTTCATCCCTGTCCCAGTTGATTGCCTACTCTAACAATCTTAGCGGAATTTTGCCGCGCTCTCTTGGAAATCTCAAAAGATTGAGGACTTTCCGGGCAGGGGAGAACTTAATATCCGGAAGCTTGCCTACAGAGATAGGTGAATGTGAGAGCTTGGAGGTTCTTGGTCTAGCGGAAAATCAGTTAAGTGAAGAAATGCCTAAGGAGCTCGGAATGCTTGAGAATTTGGGAGCTTTGTTTCTTTGGCGTAACCAGCTTTCCGGGGTTATTCCAAAGGAGCTTGGCAACTGTACAAATTTGGAAATTCTTGCCCTGTATGAGAACAAGCTTGTGGGAGAGATTCCAAGGGAGCTCGGAAACATCGCTTATCTGGAGAAGTTGTATCTTTACAGAAATATGTTGAATGGGACAGTTCCAAGAGAGATTGGCAATCTTTCTCTAGTAAAACAGATTGATCTTTCGGAGAACTTGTTATCAGGAGAGATACCGGTTGAGCTCAGTAAGATAGCGGCATTGCAATTGCTTTATCTTTTCAAGAACCAATTCACAGGTGTTATTCCAGATGAGTTCACAAGCCTTACAAACCTGACTAAGCTCGACCTCTCTATCAATTTTCTCACCGGTTCAATTCCTATCGGAATCCAGTACTTGACTGAACTGATCATGCTGCAATTGTTCCACAATTTGCTGAGTGGTGTAATCCCTCAAGGCCTTGGAGTGTATAGCGCGCTTTGGGTGGTTGACTTATCCGAAAACTTCCTAACAGGGGGAGTTCCTCATCATCTCTGCAGAAATTCTAACATGATTTTGTTAAATTTGGGGTCTAACAGGCTCACTGGGAATATaccaaatggcatcacaagcTGCAAGTCATTAGTGCAGCTTCGTCTAGTTGGAAACAACCTCACGGGTACTTTTCCATCTGAAATGTGCAAACTGGTTAACCTTTCTACAATGGAGTTGGATCAGAACAAGTTCAGGGGAGCCATTCCTCCAGAAATTGGCAactgtagaactttgcaaaggcTTCACCTTTCGGGCAACTACTTCACATCGGAGCTGCCTAGAGAGATTGGTAGCCTCCCACAGTTGGTGACCTTTAATGTCTCATCCAATTCTCTTTCTGGAAGGATACCGCCTGAAATTTTCAATTGTAAAACACTTCAACGGCTTGATCTTAGCAATAACAACTTTTCAGATGCATTGCCAAGTGAGATAGGAACACTTTCTCAGTTGGAGCTTCTCAAGCTTTCTGAAAACAATCTTTCCGGAAACATACCGGTTGCGCTGGGAAACCTTGTACGTTTGACTGAGCTACAAATGGGTGGCAACTCATTCTCTGGCGGCATCCCAGCGGAGTTGGGTTCCCTTTCGAGCCTGCAGATTGCATTAAATCTCAGTTTTAACAACCTTTCCGGGCAGATACCTCCTCAGCTTGGAAATCTTATCTTACTGGAATTCCTGCTACTCAATAACAACAATTTGACAG CTTTGTTGGGAATAAAGGACTCTGCGGTGGGCCTCTTGGTGATTGCGCAACATCACCATATTCACTCTCTTTTCCTCCGGATATGGCGAAGAAACGCCCCCACTTGGGTGAAATCATCGCTATCATCGCAGCAGCTATTGGTGGTGTTTCTCTCATTTTGA
- the LOC126593031 gene encoding probable leucine-rich repeat receptor-like protein kinase At5g63930 isoform X2 — MVMVNMSYGFLITIVVLVAALLVFESDGLNDEGQYLLKFKSGLVDRFDHLGSWNSNDFTPCGWRGVNCSSGYNPLVLSLDLSSMNLSGYLSPSIGGLVHLNYLNLSFNELTWSIPEDIGNCSSLEVLNLNDNNFIGQIPKPIATLSSLRVLNLCNNRLSGPIHEEIGNLSSLSQLIAYSNNLSGILPRSLGNLKRLRTFRAGENLISGSLPTEIGECESLEVLGLAENQLSEEMPKELGMLENLGALFLWRNQLSGVIPKELGNCTNLEILALYENKLVGEIPRELGNIAYLEKLYLYRNMLNGTVPREIGNLSLVKQIDLSENLLSGEIPVELSKIAALQLLYLFKNQFTGVIPDEFTSLTNLTKLDLSINFLTGSIPIGIQYLTELIMLQLFHNLLSGVIPQGLGVYSALWVVDLSENFLTGGVPHHLCRNSNMILLNLGSNRLTGNIPNGITSCKSLVQLRLVGNNLTGTFPSEMCKLVNLSTMELDQNKFRGAIPPEIGNCRTLQRLHLSGNYFTSELPREIGSLPQLVTFNVSSNSLSGRIPPEIFNCKTLQRLDLSNNNFSDALPSEIGTLSQLELLKLSENNLSGNIPVALGNLVRLTELQMGGNSFSGGIPAELGSLSSLQIALNLSFNNLSGQIPPQLGNLILLEFLLLNNNNLTGTIPGVFKNLLSLLVCNLSYNALAGPIPHLPSFQNMNVDSFVGNKGLCGGPLGDCATSPYSLSFPPDMAKKRPHLGKIILFAGFGHLILSKGCRVHFPRLGCGD; from the exons ATGGTTATGGTGAACATGTCATATGGTTTCTTGATTACTATAGTTGTCCTTGTTGCTGCCCTTTTGGTTTTCGAATCCGATGGGCTTAACGATGAGGGCCAATATCTTCTAAAATTCAAGAGCGGATTAGTTGATAGGTTTGATCATCTTGGTAGTTGGAATTCCAATGATTTCACACCTTGTGGATGGAGAGGAGTGAATTGCAGCAGTGGATACAATCCGCTTGTGCTGTCTCTTGACTTGAGCTCAATGAATCTTTCGGGTTATTTGTCTCCGAGCATTGGCGGATTGGTTCACCTGAACTATCTTAATCTTTCTTTCAATGAACTGACTTGGAGTATACCTGAAGACATCGGAAATTGTTCGAGTTTGGAGGTTCTAAATTTGAATGACAATAACTTTATAGGTCAAATTCCTAAACCAATAGCTACGCTTTCAAGTTTACGAGTACTGAATCTCTGCAACAACAGATTATCAGGGCCTATCCATGAAGAAATTGGAAATCTTTCATCCCTGTCCCAGTTGATTGCCTACTCTAACAATCTTAGCGGAATTTTGCCGCGCTCTCTTGGAAATCTCAAAAGATTGAGGACTTTCCGGGCAGGGGAGAACTTAATATCCGGAAGCTTGCCTACAGAGATAGGTGAATGTGAGAGCTTGGAGGTTCTTGGTCTAGCGGAAAATCAGTTAAGTGAAGAAATGCCTAAGGAGCTCGGAATGCTTGAGAATTTGGGAGCTTTGTTTCTTTGGCGTAACCAGCTTTCCGGGGTTATTCCAAAGGAGCTTGGCAACTGTACAAATTTGGAAATTCTTGCCCTGTATGAGAACAAGCTTGTGGGAGAGATTCCAAGGGAGCTCGGAAACATCGCTTATCTGGAGAAGTTGTATCTTTACAGAAATATGTTGAATGGGACAGTTCCAAGAGAGATTGGCAATCTTTCTCTAGTAAAACAGATTGATCTTTCGGAGAACTTGTTATCAGGAGAGATACCGGTTGAGCTCAGTAAGATAGCGGCATTGCAATTGCTTTATCTTTTCAAGAACCAATTCACAGGTGTTATTCCAGATGAGTTCACAAGCCTTACAAACCTGACTAAGCTCGACCTCTCTATCAATTTTCTCACCGGTTCAATTCCTATCGGAATCCAGTACTTGACTGAACTGATCATGCTGCAATTGTTCCACAATTTGCTGAGTGGTGTAATCCCTCAAGGCCTTGGAGTGTATAGCGCGCTTTGGGTGGTTGACTTATCCGAAAACTTCCTAACAGGGGGAGTTCCTCATCATCTCTGCAGAAATTCTAACATGATTTTGTTAAATTTGGGGTCTAACAGGCTCACTGGGAATATaccaaatggcatcacaagcTGCAAGTCATTAGTGCAGCTTCGTCTAGTTGGAAACAACCTCACGGGTACTTTTCCATCTGAAATGTGCAAACTGGTTAACCTTTCTACAATGGAGTTGGATCAGAACAAGTTCAGGGGAGCCATTCCTCCAGAAATTGGCAactgtagaactttgcaaaggcTTCACCTTTCGGGCAACTACTTCACATCGGAGCTGCCTAGAGAGATTGGTAGCCTCCCACAGTTGGTGACCTTTAATGTCTCATCCAATTCTCTTTCTGGAAGGATACCGCCTGAAATTTTCAATTGTAAAACACTTCAACGGCTTGATCTTAGCAATAACAACTTTTCAGATGCATTGCCAAGTGAGATAGGAACACTTTCTCAGTTGGAGCTTCTCAAGCTTTCTGAAAACAATCTTTCCGGAAACATACCGGTTGCGCTGGGAAACCTTGTACGTTTGACTGAGCTACAAATGGGTGGCAACTCATTCTCTGGCGGCATCCCAGCGGAGTTGGGTTCCCTTTCGAGCCTGCAGATTGCATTAAATCTCAGTTTTAACAACCTTTCCGGGCAGATACCTCCTCAGCTTGGAAATCTTATCTTACTGGAATTCCTGCTACTCAATAACAACAATTTGACAGGTACAATTCCAGGTGTTTTCAAGAATCTTTTGAGTCTACTTGTCTGCAACCTGTCGTACAATGCCTTGGCAGGGCCTATTCCTCATTTACCATCCTTTCAGAATATGAATGTTGACAGCTTTGTTGGGAATAAAGGACTCTGCGGTGGGCCTCTTGGTGATTGCGCAACATCACCATATTCACTCTCTTTTCCTCCGGATATGGCGAAGAAACGCCCCCACTTGG GAAAAATCATTCTCTTTGCCGGTTTTGGACATCTAATTTTGTCCAAAGGCTGCAGGGTTCACTTTCCAAGACTTGGTTGCGGCGACTGA